From a region of the Candida albicans SC5314 chromosome 1, complete sequence genome:
- the SNO1 gene encoding putative pyridoxal 5'-phosphate synthase (Protein with a predicted role in pyridoxine metabolism; stationary phase protein; regulated by Tup1, Efg1; Spider biofilm induced) — translation MTIDRSVTIGVLALQGAFREHIAYFKHLIESNPDEYAVYDFDIKEVRTKEDLELCDSLVIPGGESSSMSYIAERTELLPHLYKFVSDESKSVWGTCAGLIFLSKQLINGIENQRVLGALDIEVSRNAFGRQIDSFEQSLDFSSFIPGCTDFPTVFIRAPVVTKILNQKDSLKEGVIRSNNSYQNQAPVKVLYSLKNYDGKDHELIVAVQQGHILGTSFHPELAEDYRFHKWFLDEFVIKKSKQYIDRII, via the coding sequence ATGACCATAGATAGATCAGTGACAATAGGTGTTTTGGCTTTACAAGGTGCATTCCGAGAGCATATTGCATATTTCAAACATCTCATTGAATCAAACCCGGACGAATATGCAGTGTATGACTTTGATATAAAGGAAGTGAGAACAAAAGAAGATCTTGAATTGTGTGACTCATTGGTTATTCCTGGCGGAGAAAGCAGTTCCATGTCTTATATTGCCGAAAGAACCGAATTGTTACCACATCTTTACAAATTTGTTTCCGATGAATCCAAATCAGTTTGGGGGACTTGTGCtggattgatttttttgtccaaacaattaatcaatGGTATTGAGAATCAACGAGTTTTGGGTGCATTAGACATAGAAGTCAGTAGAAATGCATTTGGTAGACAGATTGATTCATTTGAGCAATCGCTCGATTTCAGTTCATTTATACCTGGTTGTACAGATTTCCCCACGGTGTTTATTAGGGCACCTGTTGTGaccaaaatattgaatcaaaagGATAGTCTAAAAGAAGGGGTAATAAGATCAAACAACTCATACCAGAATCAAGCACCCGTCAAAGTATTatattcattgaaaaactACGATGGAAAAGATCACGAATTGATAGTAGCCGTACAACAGGGTCATATTTTAGGTACTTCATTTCATCCAGAGCTAGCTGAGGATTACAGATTCCACAAATGGTTTCTTGATGAGTTTGTGATAAAGAAACTGAAACAATATATTGATAGAATAATATAA